A stretch of DNA from Leucobacter luti:
GAAATGCGGGCGCAGTACCTCGATCGCATGGATATTGAGCGCGAGCGCGGTATCACGATCAAGTCGCAGGCCGTCCGCATGCACTGGGATGCCGATGGCACCGCGTACGCACTCAACATGATCGACACGCCGGGTCACGTCGACTTCAGCTATGAAGTCTCGCGCTCACTTGCAGCGTGTGAAGGCGCCATTCTGCTCGTTGACGCAGCACAGGGGATTGAGGCGCAGACGCTCGCGAACCTCTATCTCGCCATGGAGAACGACCTTGAGATCATTCCCGTGCTGAATAAGATCGATCTTCCTGCCGCGGACCCTGAGCGCGTGTCGCGCGAGATCGCTGATCTCATCGGCGGAAACCCCGAGGACATTTTGAAGGTGTCTGGCAAAACCGGGGCAGGCGTCGAAGAGCTGCTCGACAGTGTTGTGCAGCGGATTCCGGCCCCCGTTGGCGACCCCGACGCGCCACCCCGGGCGATGATCTTTGACTCGGTGTACGACGCCTACCGCGGTGTTGTCACCTACGTGCGCATGATTGACGGCAAACTCTCACCGCGTGAAAAGGTGCAGATGATGTCGACCGGGTCTGATCACGAAGCGCTTGAGATTGGTGTGTCGTCTCCGGAGCCGACACCAACGAAGGGGCTCGCAGTCGGCGAGGTGGGCTACCTCATTACCGGCGTGAAAGACGTGCGTCAGTCGAAAGTCGGAGACACGATTACTTCGAAGCGCAATCCCGCTTCTGAGGCGCTGCCCGGCTACACCGATCCGAAGCCGATGGTGTTCTCCGGGCTGTACCCGCTCGACGGCAGTGACTACCCGGTGCTCCGTGAAGCCCTGGACAAGCTCAAGCTTGAGGATGCGGCGCTGCAGTTCGAACCGGAAACGTCTGTCGCGCTCGGCTTCGGCTTCCGTTGCGGATTCCTCGGCCTGTTGCACCTCGAGATCGTCTCAGAGCGCCTGCGCCGCGAATTCGACCTCGATCTCATCGCCACCGCGCCCAGTGTGATTTACCAGGTCACCACGGACGATGGCAAAGAAGTGACCGTCACAAACCCTTCGGAATACCCCGACGGAAAGATCGCGAGCGTCCGCGAACCGGTCGTCAAAACTGCCATCCTCGCACCGAAAGACTATGTCGGGGCGATCATGGAGCTGTGCCAGAGCCGACGGGGCAACCTCATGGGGATGGAGTATCTCGGTGAGCGTGTTGAGCTGCGCTACAGCATGCCGCTCGGAGAAATCGTGTTCGACTTCTTCGATCATCTGAAGAGTCGTACCCAGGGCTACGCGAGCCTCGACTACGAGCCGATGGGGGATCAGGAAGCCGACCTCGTCAAGGTGGACATCCTGTTGCAGGGAGAAGCGGTCGATGCGTTCAGCGCGATTGTGCACCGCGACTCGGCTTACGCCTACGGCACGATGATGGCTGAGCGACTGCGCAAATTGATCCCGCGGCAGCAGTTCGAAGTCCCGATCCAGGCTGCAATTGGTGCGCGCGTGATTGCCCGTGAAACGATTCGTGCGATCCGCAAGGATGTCCTTGCCAAGTGCTACGGTGGCGACATTAGCCGCAAGCGCAAGCTGCTCGAGAAGCAGAAGGAAGGCAAGAAGCGCATGAAGATGGTCGGCCGCGTCGAGGTGCCGCAAGAAGCGTTCATCGCCGCCCTTTCGGGGGACGTGGAAGGCAAGGACGCGGCGAAGCGATGAGCGCGGGCCAGCCCCCGCGGCGCCGCAACCACGTCGATATGCCCGTTGCGTACGCGGCAGTCGGCGCATCGCGTGCACCAGATCTGATGCGCTTCCCGCCGAGCGGCAGCACTCCCTACGAGGAGGAGCTGCGCCTGGGGAGTGGGCAGGAACGGTTCCTCCTCGCATCCAGCCTGCTGATGACCTGGGGCGCCCAGCGCGGCGGCGGGTTCACCGTTCGCGAAACTGAGCGCGGCACGGGAGCCACCTATCTCAGCCCGAGCTTCGACGGTGCTGGCATGCCGCAAGCCGCCGGCGAAGTTGAGGAACACTTCGGCCCTGAGGGTGAACCGTACGTGGTTGCCGGAACGACGGCGGTGCTCGGTACGCCGGGAAAGCCTGATCGCGATATTCTCGTGGTGTACACGGTCTCCGAGCCGCGCCGCGTCGGCTTTGCCTGGGGCACGAGAGACGAGGACGGTCCCGTCGGGGAGCAGTTGTTCGCCGTCGAGCTCCGTGACGACGACACCGTGTGGGCGATTTCCCGCGGTTTCCTCGAGGCGCCGAAGAGCGGACTACTGGGACTGCGGGCTCGGGCCGAGGTCAAGCTTGCCGTAGAGGCGGTGCGCAAGCAGCTTGCGGCGCTCGCACCTGGGGCGCAGGCCAACGGCGTGGATATTGATTCCACGGCGACAGCTGCTCCTGAGGATCCCGCCCCCGAATTGCGTGGTACTCCGACAGCGGCAGAGCCGGGGGACGCTGCGGACCCGACGAGCGCTGCCGCACCTGCGGCTCCTTCTGAACCTGCGGACCTTGAGGCGTCTGGGGCTCCTGCCGAGCCTGCTGACTCTGAAGCGTCTGGGGCTCCCGCTGAACCTGCGGACCTTGAGGCGTCTGGGGCTCCCGCTGAGCCTGCTGACTCTGAAGCGTCTGGGGTTCCCGCTGAGTCTGCTGAGCCTGCTGAGCCTGCTGACCCTTCGGTTCCGGTGGAATCCACTCCTGACTCAAGTGCGACTGCCGGTGACACTGCGTCGCGTCAGGATCCGGAGCAGGATGAGGAACAGGAACAGGAACAGGAACAGGAGCTTGTGAGGGAGCACGACTCCGCTCCTGCGGGCTCATCTGAGGACGGCTCGGTCGCAACCGACACCGCAGAGGGATCACAGGCGCCAGAAGCCCCACCGGTTCCAGGTTCAGTCGATACGGCGAACCAACGAGTGACACATAAGCGTCGCCCGGGCACACCCCGTGCGTAACGAATGAGAGCGAGAACCTCCGATGCCGAGCGCACTGCCTGAGGGCGATCCGGCACCTGCGAACGGGGCGTTGCCCGCGAGCGTGTTAGACGGTGCGCAGACACGCCGATTTGGCGTGTATGTGCACGTGCCCTACTGCCGCGTGCGCTGCGGGTACTGCGACTTCAATACCTACACGGCAAGCGAACTCGGGGGCACCCGCCGCGACGAGTACGCGGATCAGGTGGAGTGGGAACTCGCCTTCGGTGCCCGCGTGATGCGCGAGGCTGGGCTTCCCGAGCGCGCGGTGTCCACCGTATTTTTCGGGGGCGGTACGCCAACGCTGTTGCCCGCGAGCGACCTCACTGCGATGCTGAGCAGGATCAAGACCGAGTGGGGTCTCGCACCAGGCGCTGAAGTGACGACCGAGGCAAACCCGGATTCGGTTGACGCGGCCTACCTGCAAGAGCTGGCGGCCGCAGGATTCACACGAGTGAGCTTTGGAATGCAGTCTGCTGTGCCGCATGTGCTCCGCACGCTCGATCGCACGCATCAGCCTGAGCGCGTGCCGCAGGTGGTCGCCTGGGCGCGTGAGGCAGGTTTGCAGGTGAGTGTCGACTTGATCTATGGGACACCGGGAGAGTCGCTAGCTGACTGGGAACGATCTATCGATGCCGCGCTCGTGTGCAATCCGGATCATATTTCGGCATATGCCCTGATTGTCGAATCGGGCACGAAGCTTGCGGCACAGATCCGTCGCGGCGAAGTTGCGCAGCCAGATGAGGATCTGCACGCCGAGATGTACGAGCTCGCCGACGCGCGATTCTCCGCAGCTGGCCTGGGCTGGTACGAGATCAGCAACTGGTCTCGGAGTGCGGACACGCGCTCACGACACAATCTCTCCTACTGGACCGGTGAGGATTGGTGGGCAGCTGGACCCGGCGCGCACAGCCATATCGGGGGAGTGCGGTGGTGGAATGTGAAGCACCCCGGTGCCTATGCCACCCGGGTGAACGAGGGTGTCTCTCCGGCGCATGCCCGTGAGCTGCTGAGCGACACCGCTCGTCGCGAGGAACGAGTGCTCCTCGAAACCCGGATTGTTGACGGTCTGCCCACCCACGTGCTGGATTCCGACGAACGGGCGGTTGTCTCAGCGTTGATCGCCGAGGGGCTCGTCGATGGCCGCGCGGCGATCGGTGGGCGCGTGGTGCCAACGCTGCGCGGACGCCTCCTCGCCGACACCGTGGTGCACCGCCTGCTCGGAGCTTGACAGGCGGCACACTGGCAACGTGTGCCGCGCGGCTTTCTCGGGGCTCGCAGAAGCTGTCGCGGCAGATGCTGCAGAACCTGCCGCTTCTGCAGAACCTGCAGAAGCTGCGAACTGCAGCGAAGGAGACTCCGAGCCGCGACTGAACCCGGCCGCTCCAGCCGTGACCGCAGCAGTTCAGCGCAGCCCCGCAGCCTGAGCTCTCCGGTTCACAAGACCTGCTTCCGTAGCCAAACGGAGAGTCGCTCTGTGGCATATACGGTCAGGAGGATCATAATGATGAGCGCGAGCGTTTGATCGAGCTGCCGCCCCCGAATCGATGCGTCAAGGGCCAACCCGATCCCGCCAGCTCCAACGACCCCCATGATGGTGGCTGAACGGACAAAGACGTCGAAAGTAAACAGCCCGGCCCCGATGATTGCGGGGAAGGCGGTCGGGATGGTGGATGTCACGGTACGTTGCAGCCACCCGGCACCGACAGCGTCCAGCGCTTCGGTAGTGCGTGACAGATCGGTATCTTCGATGGCATCGGCGATGAGCTTGCCGGTGAAACCGATCGCACCAATCGTGAGCGCTAAGACCCCGGCAAGGGGGCCAAGACCCACTGCGACGACGAGCAAGATGGCGAGCATGAGGTCGGGAATGCCTCGCACCACGAGGGTGAGCAGCCGGCTCAGCCGCGCGGCAACCGGGTGGAACGTGGCGTTCTTCGCGGCGATGATCCCGACTGGCAGCGCCAGAATCAGCCCCAGTGTCGCTGCGGCGAGCGCCATCGAGAGCGTCTCCAGCATCAGGGAGAGGTGGGGAGCGAGGTTGGTCACGAAGTCTGGTGGGAACATACCCAGGAGATACGGGCCAATCTCTCTGAGGGCCACGCCTATTTGGCCTGGGCCGAGTCTGAGCATGAGGAAGCTCGTGAGGATCAGCGCGAGCGCACTCCAGCCGAGAATCCACCGGGTCAGCCGATCTGGGCCCCAGCCTGCGCGGATGGGGCCGCCTCTGCGCGCTGGGCGCACGGGAATCGTGAGGGCCGAGGTGGCGTGTGTGCTGGTACTCACGGGGGCTCGTGTCGACATGAGGCGCGCACGTACCGAGAAGGGATTGTGCCGTGCGGGGGCCGATGACCCGAGGATCGCGGTCCGGGCGATAGCGGAGAGCTGCTCGACGAGGAGCACGAGTACGAAGATGATGAGGGCAATTGCGAGCACGCGGGTGTACACCATCTGTCCCAGCACGCGCTGCAGCTCAAAGCCGATCCCGCCGGCTCCGACGAAGCCGAGTATTACCGCGTTTCTCAGGTTGATGTCGAAGCGGTAGAGGCCGAGCGAGATCCAGTTCGACGCGACTTGCGGCAGCACGGCAGCAACGAAGGTCTGCAGTCTGGTGGCGCCCGTTGCCCTGCTTGCTTCCACGATGCCCTCGTCAATTTCCTCGATGCGATCTGCGAAGAATTTGCCGATCATGCCCACCGAGCTGAAGCCCATGGCGAGTACGCCAGCGGTCGGTCCGACGCCGATGGCGCGCACGAAGAGGAGCGCGAGGACGAGCGACGGGATTGCTCGGGTCAGCGTGATCACGAAGCGAGCAATGCTATAGGCCACTGGTCCCGTTGTGGTGTTCCGGGCAGCACACACAGCGAGGGGGATCGCGATCACGACTGCGATGGCAGTGCCAGCTGTCACCATCCAGAGCGTCTCAACTACCGCCTGGACATAGCGCCGCCAGTCAGTGAAGTTCGGTGGCACCAGCCGCTCAAGCAGATCTCTGATCGAATCGAGGCGGCCGAACACGTTCCATGGCGTGAAGTTCGTGTTCCAGAGCGCGGCCAGAAACAGTGCCGCCAGAATGAGTGCGGTGACGACGAGGCGGCGCCGCTGCGCGTTCGGAGGCGGCCGCAGTGCTGCTCGAAGCGGCGCAGGGTCGACGGGTGTCGTCATCGAGCGCTGAGTCATTCGGGTGCCTCCGGTGTGTGTGCGTTCGATTCTTCGGCTCGGTAAATCAAGGCGACGTCGTCTGGTTGCACGTCGCCCGCATCCCGGTCGAATACGATCTGACCCCCGCGGAGCCCGACGATGCGGTCGGCCCAGTCGATCGCGACCTCCACTTGATGCAGACTGCAGATCACGGTGAGTCCGTCTTCCTCACTCACCTGCTGGAGGATGTCCAGTACCTGCCGCGATGATTCGGGGTCGAGCGAGGCGACTGGCTCGTCAGCGAGCAGAAGCTCCGGTTGCTGGAACAGCGCTCGAGCGATCCCCACCCGCTGCTGTTGGCCGCCCGAGAGTGTGCCCGCGCGTTGAAATGCGTAATCAGCGAGCCCGACACGGTCGAGCTGTTCGAGTG
This window harbors:
- a CDS encoding DUF1990 family protein, translating into MSAGQPPRRRNHVDMPVAYAAVGASRAPDLMRFPPSGSTPYEEELRLGSGQERFLLASSLLMTWGAQRGGGFTVRETERGTGATYLSPSFDGAGMPQAAGEVEEHFGPEGEPYVVAGTTAVLGTPGKPDRDILVVYTVSEPRRVGFAWGTRDEDGPVGEQLFAVELRDDDTVWAISRGFLEAPKSGLLGLRARAEVKLAVEAVRKQLAALAPGAQANGVDIDSTATAAPEDPAPELRGTPTAAEPGDAADPTSAAAPAAPSEPADLEASGAPAEPADSEASGAPAEPADLEASGAPAEPADSEASGVPAESAEPAEPADPSVPVESTPDSSATAGDTASRQDPEQDEEQEQEQEQELVREHDSAPAGSSEDGSVATDTAEGSQAPEAPPVPGSVDTANQRVTHKRRPGTPRA
- the phnE gene encoding phosphonate ABC transporter, permease protein PhnE, with the protein product MTQRSMTTPVDPAPLRAALRPPPNAQRRRLVVTALILAALFLAALWNTNFTPWNVFGRLDSIRDLLERLVPPNFTDWRRYVQAVVETLWMVTAGTAIAVVIAIPLAVCAARNTTTGPVAYSIARFVITLTRAIPSLVLALLFVRAIGVGPTAGVLAMGFSSVGMIGKFFADRIEEIDEGIVEASRATGATRLQTFVAAVLPQVASNWISLGLYRFDINLRNAVILGFVGAGGIGFELQRVLGQMVYTRVLAIALIIFVLVLLVEQLSAIARTAILGSSAPARHNPFSVRARLMSTRAPVSTSTHATSALTIPVRPARRGGPIRAGWGPDRLTRWILGWSALALILTSFLMLRLGPGQIGVALREIGPYLLGMFPPDFVTNLAPHLSLMLETLSMALAAATLGLILALPVGIIAAKNATFHPVAARLSRLLTLVVRGIPDLMLAILLVVAVGLGPLAGVLALTIGAIGFTGKLIADAIEDTDLSRTTEALDAVGAGWLQRTVTSTIPTAFPAIIGAGLFTFDVFVRSATIMGVVGAGGIGLALDASIRGRQLDQTLALIIMILLTVYATERLSVWLRKQVL
- the hemW gene encoding radical SAM family heme chaperone HemW, translating into MPSALPEGDPAPANGALPASVLDGAQTRRFGVYVHVPYCRVRCGYCDFNTYTASELGGTRRDEYADQVEWELAFGARVMREAGLPERAVSTVFFGGGTPTLLPASDLTAMLSRIKTEWGLAPGAEVTTEANPDSVDAAYLQELAAAGFTRVSFGMQSAVPHVLRTLDRTHQPERVPQVVAWAREAGLQVSVDLIYGTPGESLADWERSIDAALVCNPDHISAYALIVESGTKLAAQIRRGEVAQPDEDLHAEMYELADARFSAAGLGWYEISNWSRSADTRSRHNLSYWTGEDWWAAGPGAHSHIGGVRWWNVKHPGAYATRVNEGVSPAHARELLSDTARREERVLLETRIVDGLPTHVLDSDERAVVSALIAEGLVDGRAAIGGRVVPTLRGRLLADTVVHRLLGA
- the lepA gene encoding translation elongation factor 4; the encoded protein is MSPRSVNPPVPASTDPARIRNFCIIAHIDHGKSTLADRMLQVTGTVPDREMRAQYLDRMDIERERGITIKSQAVRMHWDADGTAYALNMIDTPGHVDFSYEVSRSLAACEGAILLVDAAQGIEAQTLANLYLAMENDLEIIPVLNKIDLPAADPERVSREIADLIGGNPEDILKVSGKTGAGVEELLDSVVQRIPAPVGDPDAPPRAMIFDSVYDAYRGVVTYVRMIDGKLSPREKVQMMSTGSDHEALEIGVSSPEPTPTKGLAVGEVGYLITGVKDVRQSKVGDTITSKRNPASEALPGYTDPKPMVFSGLYPLDGSDYPVLREALDKLKLEDAALQFEPETSVALGFGFRCGFLGLLHLEIVSERLRREFDLDLIATAPSVIYQVTTDDGKEVTVTNPSEYPDGKIASVREPVVKTAILAPKDYVGAIMELCQSRRGNLMGMEYLGERVELRYSMPLGEIVFDFFDHLKSRTQGYASLDYEPMGDQEADLVKVDILLQGEAVDAFSAIVHRDSAYAYGTMMAERLRKLIPRQQFEVPIQAAIGARVIARETIRAIRKDVLAKCYGGDISRKRKLLEKQKEGKKRMKMVGRVEVPQEAFIAALSGDVEGKDAAKR